The following is a genomic window from Planctomycetia bacterium.
TCTGCAATCAATTGCCAATCAGTGCGTAAAACGTGCATAGGGGGCTTGCATCAAGCAGTCCTTCGCCGGAGAGTATCCCAATAAGGGCAAGCGATTTCCTGAGGAGTGACCGCGTGAACTCAGCTTCCATGCCGACGAACATTATGGAACTCCTCCACTGCATGCACGATGCCGAGGCGTCGGACCTTCACCTCGTGCCTGGCTATCGTCCCATGTACCGCGTGCATGGCGACCTGCGCCCCGCGGGCGAGACAGTTCTCGCGCCAGGTAGCGCGCTGGAGGCCGTTCGTGCCGTTTCATCTTCTGAAACAGCGGACCGGCTGGGCAATACCAACGATCTCGATTTCGCACTCTCGCTGCCCGGTCCGAGCGGCCTTTCGCGCTTTCGCGTCAACGTGTTCGCCAGTCGCGGCGACTTCGGCGCCTGTTTCCGCGCCATTCCGGAGAAGATACCCTCGCTGGGCGAGCTTGGCTTTCCCATCGAGCTGGCGGAAAAGATCACGCGGCTCAACAACGGCCTGGTCCTCGTCACAGGAATCACCGGCAGCGGCAAGACGACGACGCTGGCGGCGCTGATTCAGTTGATCAACGAGCGCGGCGGCTCGCGCATCATCACCATTGAAGAGCCCATCGAATATGTTTACCCGCAGACCGACGGCAGCGTGGTGACCCAGCGCGAGGTCGGGACGGATATTTCCAGCTTCTTCGACGGCCTGCGTTACGGCCTTCGGCAGGACCCGGACGTGCTGCTCGTCGGCGAGATTCGAGATCGCGAGACGGCGCAGCTTGCCCTTTCGGCGGCCGAGACCGGGCACCTGATCTTCGCCACCATGCACACCACCGACGCCAAGGGTGCAGTGACGCGACTCGTGGATCTGTTCCCGCCGGAGCAGCACGACGACATCCGTACTCAGCTCTCGATGAGCCTGCGATATGTCATCGCCCAACATCTGCTCCAGACCGGTTCGGGTGGCCGGCGCGTGCTGGCGATGGAAGTGATGTTTTCGAATTTCCCGGTCCGCAGCGCCATTCGCCAGGGCAAGATTGAAAACTTGGAGTCCGCCATTCAAAGCGGTCGAAAGGACGGCATGTACAGCCTGGACGCTGACCTTCGCCGACTTGTCACCGCGAACCAACTACCCATTGAGGTGGCCCGCTCGTTCGCCAAGGACCCGGAAGAATTCGGGGCCTGATGTGGCCGCGGTCAATTGTGGCTTTCAATCTCTCTATTGACTTGGACTACGGCGAATTAGGTCCCGGCTATCGCCGGAGGAGCGCAACTGCGCACACCCCAACGCTCGCTGCAGTAACGATGCGCCCACTGCCCATCGTCGCTGGCATCCGCGAAAATATTCTTCGAGGGCAGATCTGGTTGTCCGAAGCCCCCCTATAACACGGGGGCGGGGCTTGCCTGGACGACGATTTGGACCAAGTTGTCGTTCGTCGTGCGGGTGATGGTTGATGCGGTGAATCGATCCCTTTTAGGGAATATGCGACGGACGAAACTCTTCACTTTGTTCGTCATGTCTTCTTTCACGGCAGCGAACAGGTTCGCGTGAAAGCCCCCTTGCAAACGGGAAACTCGAGGCGCGGGGACGGGGGCTGCCTGGGTTCGATGCTCGATTCTTAGCAGCGCGGGCTGTTGAAGAATGCCCAGCGTTCGCGTGAGCCAAGTCCAGCACGCGAGCCCCAGGAGGCCGCCACCCTGAAGCCAGAGCACGGGGCGTGACGGTTTAGCTTCCTTGTTGATACGTTTGTACAAATCGCGGGCCATCGCGCGGGTCTCACGGGTCGGCCCCATGAGCATTGCAGGGACGAGCGTCGGGAGCGCCTCGCGGACACCGTTCCAAAGCCGCTCTGCACGTGCACGCAGGAGTGGCGACGTCGAATCGCGGAGGCTCATATAGCCCTCGAACCAGGCGCTGACGAGGCGCATCATCGAAGGGCCAAGCGTCTGGAACTCCCTGCGGTAAAGCTCACGCTGAAGCCCCTCAAGTTCCCGGGCCGTGAAATTCGCATGTTTGAAGTGCATCGCGAATCCATCCCAGCGGCGAAGATCGGGCGCCTTCTGATACTGCGGGAGATAGCGATCTTCCGCCAATACCTGTGCGTGAAACGGCG
Proteins encoded in this region:
- a CDS encoding PilT/PilU family type 4a pilus ATPase; translated protein: MNSASMPTNIMELLHCMHDAEASDLHLVPGYRPMYRVHGDLRPAGETVLAPGSALEAVRAVSSSETADRLGNTNDLDFALSLPGPSGLSRFRVNVFASRGDFGACFRAIPEKIPSLGELGFPIELAEKITRLNNGLVLVTGITGSGKTTTLAALIQLINERGGSRIITIEEPIEYVYPQTDGSVVTQREVGTDISSFFDGLRYGLRQDPDVLLVGEIRDRETAQLALSAAETGHLIFATMHTTDAKGAVTRLVDLFPPEQHDDIRTQLSMSLRYVIAQHLLQTGSGGRRVLAMEVMFSNFPVRSAIRQGKIENLESAIQSGRKDGMYSLDADLRRLVTANQLPIEVARSFAKDPEEFGA